One segment of Hemibagrus wyckioides isolate EC202008001 linkage group LG05, SWU_Hwy_1.0, whole genome shotgun sequence DNA contains the following:
- the abtb1 gene encoding ankyrin repeat and BTB/POZ domain-containing protein 1: MDASDLFSSCRKGDVARVRYLVEQRDVELNIRDNWDSTPLYYACLCGHEELVQYLLANGAKCEANTFDGERCLYGALSDSIRRLLKEYKRITAKTMQRDYYEQFLQTLLEQGSYSDVTFMVHGEMFRTHRCILSARCEYFAHMLETKWKDKTMIALKHPLVNPAAFAAILQYFYTGRLDIDVSYVEDCKRLAKQCKISELIEELEVKCKQVQEFVSNKPGTCVKVLTLDPHDWQLQDGMALLADSALPADLRVGYGQLPFDLTDSFPSYPDICFRVDGYDFLCHKAFFCGRSDYFKALVEDHFSEGETLQSLPEVPVITLHDVSHELFTKILYYIYSNNTQLSHDSVYEVLCVADMYLLPGLKRLCGRTLAALLSEENVLHMWKTAKLFSLLRLEDQCTEYMAKIIERLVERAEFAELIREDAENVAARQETDSIPLVDDIRYHISGNVQTYSAIEEANQKLHALEFLLNYIGLDC; the protein is encoded by the exons ATGGACGCCAGTGACCTGTTCTCGAGCTGCAGAAAGGGCGACGTTGccagagtgag ATACCTGGTTGAACAGAGAGATGTGGAACTGAATATCAGAGATAACTGGGACAGTACACCTCT gtactaCGCATGCCTCTGTGGACATGAGGAGTTGGTGCAGTATTTATTGGCCAACG gagcGAAGTGTGAAGCGAACACGTTCGACGGCGAGCGATGTCTGTACGGAGCTCTGAGCGACTCCATACGCCGCCTGCTCAAGGAGTATAAGCGCATCACAGCTAAAACCATGCAGCGGGATTACTACGAGCAGTTCCTGCAGac gctgcTGGAGCAGGGCTCGTACAGCGACGTGACGTTCATGGTGCACGGCGAGATGTTCCGCACGCACCGCTGCATCCTCAGCGCTCGCTGTGAATACTTCGCCCACATGCTGGAGACTAAGTGGAAGGACAAGACCATGATCGCTCTCAAACATCCACTG gTAAACCCGGCCGCATTCGCCGCCATCTTGCAGTACTTCTACACAG GTCGGCTGGACATCGACGTGAGTTACGTGGAAGACTGCAAGCGTCTGGCCAAGCAGTGCAAGATCAGCGAGCTCATCGAGGAGCTGGAGGTCAAGTGCAAGCAGGTGCAGGAGTTTG tgTCCAACAAGCCAGGGACGTGTGTGAAGGTGCTCACTCTGGATCCTCATGACTGGCAGCTGCAGGACGGCATGGCTCTGTTAGCCGACAGCGCTCTCCCCGCTGATCTAAGG GTTGGATACGGGCAGCTACCTTTTGATTTGACTGACAGTTTTCCGAGCTACCCTGACATCTGCTTCAGGGTGGACGGTTATGACTTCCTGTGTCATAAG gcgTTTTTCTGTGGCCGCAGCGATTACTTCAAGGCGTTAGTGGAAGATCATTTCAGTGAAGGAGAAACCCTGCAGTCTCTCCCTGAAGTTCCTGTCATCACTCTACATGATGTATCTCACGAGCTGTTCACCAAAATCCTCTACTACATCTACAGCAataacacacag ctgtCTCACGATAGCGTCTACgaagtgttatgtgtagcagaCATGTACCTTCTGCCGGGTCTGAAGCGCCTGTGCGGTCGCACCCTGGCCGCTCTGCTCAGCGAGGAAAACGTTCTGCACATGTGGAAGACGGCCAAACTGTTCAGCCTGTTGCGCCTCGAGGACCAGTGCACCGAGTACATGGCTAAGATCATCGAGAGG cTGGTGGAAAGGGCGGAGTTTGCAGAGCTGATCCGAGAGGACGCCGAGAATGTGGCGGCACGCCAGGAGACGGACTCCATCCCGCTGGTGGACGACATCCGCTACCACATCAGCGGCAACGTTCAGACGTACAGCGCCATCGAGGAGGCCAACCAGAAACTGCACGCTCTCGAGTTCCTGCTCAATTACATCGGCCTGGACTGCTGA